CAGGTGCGTCAAAGGAATCACGGAAATCTCGACCTGGTTTGAGAAGATCTGCAATGGTATCTTTAAGAGTTTCTGGACCAAGGTCTAGCTCTTGCGCCATTTCCTTGACAGAAAGCGACTTGAGTTTGCTTTGGGCCTCTTCATTCAGGTCCTTGATATCCAGGCGTTTGAAGAGCTCCTTAACAGCAGCATAGTTTTCTGGGTGAACTCCTGTATTATCGAGGATATTGCTACTTTCAGGGATACGAAGGAAACCAGCTGCCTGTTCAAAGGCCTTAGCCCCCAGACGAGGAACTTTCTTGATTTGGGCACGTGAAGTGATTTTTCCTTCTTCCTCACGGTATTTGACGATATTTTCAGAAATGGTTTTATTGAGTCCAGCCACATGAGAAAGAAGAGCTGGGCTGGCCGTATTGACATTGACACCGACTTGGTTTACCACTGTATCGACAACAAAGTCCAGACTTTCAGACAATTTCTTCTGGCTGACATCGTGCTGGTATTGGCCGACACCGATTGACTTAGGATCGATTTTGACCAATTCTGCAAGGGGATCTTGCAAACGACGGGCGATAGAAATAGCAGAGCGTTTTTCAACGGTCAAATCTGGAAATTCCTGACGAGCAAGTTTGCTGGCAGAATAGACCGAAGCACCACTTTCATTGACGATAACATAGCTGACTTCAGGGAAATCTTTCAGAACTTCCGCTACAAAAGCTTCACTTTCCCGACTGGCCGTTCCATTTCCGATGGCAATAATTTCCACGCTATATTGACCAATCAAATCTGCCAAATCTTTCTTGGCTTCTTCGATTTGACGAGCTGATGCTGGTTTGACAGGATAAATGACCTGAGTTGTCAGCATTTTTCCTGTTGCATCCACGACAGCTAACTTAGCACCTGTACGAAAGGCAGGGTCAAATCCAAGAACCACGCGCCCTTTCAGCGGAGCAACCAAGAGAAGATTGCGCAGATTATCAGAAAAGAGTTGGATAGCCCCTTCTTCTGCCTTCTCAGTCAATTCTGTCCGAATACGGCGCTCGATAGCAGACAAGACTTTTTTCTTAACAGATTGCTGAACTACTTCGTCTATATAGGCATTTTTCACTTTGAAACGAGCAGCAAAGAAGGCAAGAATGCGGTCTGTCTCATGTTCAAATCCGACCTTCAAGACACCTAGCTTCTCCCCACGATTGAGGGCCAAGGTACGATATCCTTGCATATTTCCAACCGTCTCTGAAAAATCGTAATAAATCTGAAAAACTTGCTTTTCATCAAGATTTTCATCCTTGACTTGAGAAGTGATTTTAGAGTGTCTCAGCACTTCCTGATAAGTCATAGCACGCAAGGTAACATCTTCCGATAAGGCTTCTACTAGGATATCAACTGCACCAGCCAAGGCTTCCTTTCCACTCGCAAATCCTTCACAGACGAACTTTTCAGCCTCTTTTTCTAAGTCAGATACATTCTGCAAAATCAAGCGAGCAAGTGGAAAGAGTCCTGCTTCACGGGCAATGGTTGCCTTGGTCCGACGCTTTTCCTTGTAAGGAAGGTAGAGTTCTTCTACGTCTGCTAGTTTTTCGGCTGCTAAAATAGCTTCTTCCAACTCCTTGGTTAGCTTGCCTTGTTCTTGAATCTTAGCCAAGACAGCCTCCTTACGGTCATTGAGATTGGTCAGGCTTTTATCCAAGTCGATAATGGCCTTAATCGCCACCTCATCTAAACTACCAGTCATGTCCTTGCGATAACGCGCAATAAAGGGAATAGTCGCCCCTTCAGCTGTCAAACTTAGAACGATATCAATTTGCTTTAAAGTCACTCCCAAATCCTGAGAGATTTTTTCATATTTTTTATCCATGAATCTATTATACCACAAGCAGGAAGGCTTGCTCCAATCCTTTTCATACTCAATGAAAATCAAAAAGCAAACTAGGAAGCTAGCCACAGGTTGCTCAAAACACCGTTTTGAGGTAGTAGATAAGACTGACGAAGTCAGCTCAAAACACTGTTTTGAGGTTGCAGATAGAACTGACGAAGTCAGCTCAAAGCACTGCTTTGAGGTTGTAGATAAGACTGACAAAGTCAGTTACATATATCTACGACAAGGCGAAGCAGACGTGGTTTGAAGAGATTTTCGAAGAGTATCAACTATCCAAAACAAATTAAAAAACTCCCTTTTCTTCAAAATAATAGTATAATAGAGGTAGCATTTAGAATCGAGGTACACCTATGGCTGTAAAATTTACAAAAACAGACGATTTGGACAAAATGTTTGAAGAGTTTGCTAAACTCCCTGATTTAAAACAAGTCACTTTCCCTGATGACAAAGAGAAAAATGCCAAAGCAGAAAAGAAAAACTAGATGACTACTTTTCAACAACTCCCATCTAGCGTGCTTCAGACTGGGGCTATTTTCCTCTCCATTATCATTGAAGCCCTCCCCTTCGTTCTGATAGGAAGTATTTTCTCAGGGCTGATTGAGGTTTATATCACACCTGACAAGGTTTATCATTTTCTTCCTCGAAATCGTTGGGGGAGAATCTTTTTTGGTACCTTCGTAGGGATACTTTTCCCTTCTTGTGAATGTGGAATCGTCCCCATTATCAATCGTTTTCTGGAAAAGAAGGTTCCTAGTTACACGGCTGTTCCCTTTCTCGTAACAGCGCCTGTTATCAATCCTATTGTTCTCTTTGCGACCTATTCTGCCTTTGGCAACTCCTTCCATATCGCCCTGTTACGAGCTCTGGGTTCCATTCTTGTAGCTGTGATACTTGGGATTTTTCTAGGATTTTTCTGGCAAGAACCGATTCAAAAAGAAAATCGTTTGGTCTGTCATGAGCACAATTTTTCTCACTTAAGCCCTGCAAAAAAAGTTTTTCAGGTCTTTGTGCAAGCAATTGATGAATTTTTTGATACAGGGCGTTATTTGGTATTTGGCTGTCTCTTCGCCTCAATAATACAGGTCTACGTTCCGACACGGATTCTGACCTCCATCAGTGCGACCCCTCTTTTTGCCATCCTGCTCTTGATGCTTTTGGCCTTTCTTCTTTCTCTCTGTAGTGAGGCGGATGCCTTTATCGGAGCTTCTCTTCTCTCGAGTTTCGGCTTAGCACCAGTTTTAGCTTTTCTCGTCATTGGCCCAATGCTGGATATCAAAAATATTCTTATGATGAAAAATTACTTGAAAGCACGATTTATCAGTCACTTCATTACGATTGTGACTCTTGTCGTCTTAGTGTATTCTCTCTTGATTGGAGTCATCCTATGATTCGATTTTTAATTTTAGCTGGCTATTTTGAACTGACAATCTACCTCCATCTGTCGGGCAAATTAAACCAGTACATCAACCTGCACTATTCTTATCTGGCCTATATTTCCATGATACTTTCCTTTATTTTGGCAATTGTTCAACTGTATATCTGGATGAAGCAAGTCAAAACCCACAGTCATCTGAACAGTCGATTAGCCAAGGTGACGAGTACTGCTCTTCTGGCCATTCCAATTGTTGTTGGCTTAACTTTCCCAACTGTTAGCTTGGATTCCCAAACCGTTTCAGCTAAAGGCTATCACTTTCCCCTATCGGAAGGCACGAATCTAGCCATTCAGACAAGTGAAGGAACTACAAGCCAATATTTGAAACCAGATACCAGTTCTTATTTTTCAAAATCAGCCTATGAGAAGGAAATGAGAACTGCGGCGGATAAATACTTGTCTCAGGATAACATTCAGATCACTAATGAAAACTATATAGAGGTCATGGAAGCCATCTACGACTATCCAGATGAATTTGAGGGTAAGACAGTCCAGTTCACAGGTTTTGTCTACAATGACCCCAGTCATGCCAATAGTCAATTTTTGTTCCGCTTTGGCATTCTTCACTGCATCGCAGATTCAGGTGTCTATGGTTTGCTGACCAAGGGAAATACCCGTCAGTACGAGAACAATACCTGGATAACAGCCAAAGGAAAACTGGTCAATCACTACCATAAAGAGCTCAAACAAAACCTCCCAACCTTGGAGATCGACAGCTTTACAAAAGTCGATAAACCAGAAAACTCTTATGTGTATCGAGCTTTTTAAGAAAATCAAGATAAAAACGAACAAGGTCTCTTCTGAATGACAGAAAAAGAGCCTGTTCGTTTTTTGTTATCTGAGATATAGGAAGATGCCGAAAATTCTCCCCTATCAATAAAAAAAGACAATATTCGTTTCTGCATTACAGATTTTTAATATAGTCTCTTTATTTATACTTACAAGAATTGAATAGTTGAGCTTAATTTTTTCCATTAATTCTAAACGAATGTTCAGAAACCCATTTGGCGTAAGTGCTTAAGCTTTCATCTGTTAAGGATTCTACTGCGATAGTTACACATATATTTATCGCTTCTTCAACTGTTACAGAAAAATGATAACAATTTAACTGTAGAAATTTCACCAAAACGAAGAAAGCAGTTCGTTTATTAGCATCGGCAAAAACATGCTTCTTTATCAATTGGACAAATAGTATCGTTGCTTTATCAAAAATTGTTGGATAAAGAGGCTTCCCAAAGACAAATTGTTCTGGTAAATTAACAATCATATTTAGAGCCGAAGGACTAACTGTTTGAATTTTCTCATTTGGAGAATACCGTTGAATTGCTAAAGCATTTATTTTTCTGGGTATTCGGATTTTATGGTGGAAAAGGGCTTATAAATCACCCTTCTCCAAATTCTTAATAAGTGTGGAAAAATCGACACCTAAGTTGTCTGTAATGTCGTGATCATTCACTTCATACCAATTGAAAGTATCGTATAACATAGCTTTATTGAAAGCACTTGAATTAAATCGTGGCTTACGCTTTTTATGGAGCTTCTCATTGAAAAGGATTTTGGCTCGCAAGGCATCAAACGAGTAACCTCTACCCATTCGCTCTACCTGCCTAATAATGCTGTTAATTGACTCCGTATAAGCATTAGTGAGCCTTTTATCAAAGTAGTTGAATATTTCAACATGCCAGTTGTCTACGGCTCTCACGAGGTCTTTATATGCGTCTTTAGAGTTGCTGGACATACAACGGTGTCTCCATTGACTATAACGAAGATGACCTTCATCTGGATCAGGAGTATCCCATATCCAGTAAAACTCTTCTTTGAGTTCATAGGCTTCTTTTAAAGCAGGAAGATTACCTAACCAAGTATCTAAGAGGAATGATTCACCTTCATTTAGATCGTGTTTACGCTTTAGAAGGATAAACCTTTCACGCATAAGGTACGTCTTTCTTTTTGGCTCATATGGGCTTTCAAAGACTTTCTGACGTTATCTAAGGCTTGATTAGCCATTCTAACTACATGAAACTTATCTACGACAACTTTAGCGTGTGGAAGGATAGTGTTCACTGCGTCTTTGTAGGGCTTCCACATATCCATTGTGACGTACTCAATGTAAGTCCTGTCACTGATTTCTGAAAGACGTTGGATGACTGTTTCCTTGTTACGGTTAGGCTTGATGTCATAAATAGTCCTGCGTTCAATATTAGTCAATACAAGCCGAGGTCTACGGATAATATGTATCTCGTCTATCCCAAGCCACTTAGGAGTTTCAAACTGGTATTCACGTTCTTTGAGTGCCACATAGTCCTTAAAAACGTTCCTAATGGTTTTTTCGTCAACACCAACGCTTTCTGCGACTTCTACAAAGGTCTTAGACATGGATTGCTCTTGAATGGACTTTAAAAGCCTTTTGGTCATACTACGCTTTTCATCTACAGATATTAGGCGTTCCCAGAAGGTAGATCCGCATTCACGACACTTGTATCGTCTACGGTTCATTGTAAGCCCACTCGCTTTAAACGAATGGGCAAATCCATAATTAGTTGATTTCTTGAACTGTGTTTGTACAACTTGTCAAAACCACATTCAGGACAACATTCAGGTGGTCCGACTGCTTCAACTTTAAACATCATATCGGTTTCATTTTCTTGTGGCGGTTCTATTATTTTAATGTCTGGTAAGGATAATAAGTCTGACATATTATTCATCCTTTATTACTCTGCGGTGTTAAGGTATCAATTATAGATTTGATGTCGAAATCATCAGTGTTAAATTATTTTTGTGACCACAAATGCACTTAGAAAATCCCTTAAAGCATTAGCTGGTTCACTTGAATAGGGAGTTGTAAAAAAGTTCCCTTAGCCTGCACAGCAAGATAATTTCGAAACATCTTTATCAAAAGTTAGGACAGCCAGCTTCAATCCTTCTGCCATTGTTAGATATGGAGCCATCGTTTCTCTCAGATCTCCAACAGTTAAACCGAATTTCACAGCTAATGTTGCTGCATAAATTACGTCTCCTGCGTTTTCTGCCACTACATGCGCCCCTAACACTTTCAATGTTTTCGCGTCTGCCACTAATTTGAAAACACCTGTTGTTTCCCGATTAACGAGCGCTCTTGGAACAGCATCCAACGGCAATACCGATGTTTTCACTTCATATCCTTTTTCTTTTGCCTGTTGCTCCGTTAAACCAACCGTTGCAATCGATGGAGAAGTAAACGTAACGCCTGGAACCACTTCTAAATTGACCTTTTGATTTAGTCCTCCGATTGCATTACGAGCAGCAAGTCCACCTTCATAAGCAGCTACATAAACAAATTGGGGACCGAGAGTGACATCTCCAGCTGAATAAATTCGGGAATTGGTCGTTTTAAGATAATCATCAATGACAATTTCACCACGGGAACCAACTTCAACACCTGCTGCATGTAAGTTTAATGATTCTGTATTTGGTTTTCTTCCAGTGGCAATTAGCAATTGTTCTGCTTCAATAATTCGCTTTTTACCATTTATCTCAACATGAACTTTTTTAATGTCTCCATCTTGCTCAACTCGTTCATAGGTTGCACCTGTTACTAAATTAATTCCCTGTTCTGTTAAGGCCTTAGTAATGGCTTCTGAAATTTCAGGATCGTATTCTTTTAATAGACGCTCGCTTCTTTGAATCAAAGTGACTTCTGACCCGAGGTTATGAAATAGTTGTCCTAATTCCATGCCGATATATCCTGAACCAATTACGGTAAGACGATTTGGAACCTTCTTTAATTCCAATAAGCTAGTGCTTGTTAAATAATCTACTTCATCTAATCCGGGAATATTAGGTGCAGTTGAAGAAGCACCTGTAGCTATTAAAAATCTTTTGGCTGTGATTTGATTGCCATTTACTTCAACTGTATTTTCATTTACGAATTTTGCTTCACTTTTTATTAATTCAAAACCATAATCATCAATTAAATTCACATATTTTTCATTTCGCATCTCGGTTACTAAATCATTCTTTTGTTTTACTAATGGCGCTAAATCAACATTTGAAGCCGAAGTGTGTAATCCCACAAATGGATTATTTTTTGCTAGATGATTGATTTCCCCTGCTCTTAATAAGGTCTTAGAAGGAACGCATCCGACATTAACGCAAGTTCCACCCACCGTTCCACGCTCAATCATAGCCACTTTTGCGTTCAAAGTAACGGCTTCAATGGCAGATGAAAAGGCAGCTCCACCAGAACCGATGATGATATAATCATAATCATAGTTACCTTCATCATTTAAACTTACATCTGTCCTTTTTTCCGATTGCACTTGTATTTCTTCTGCTTCGCCCGGTTGATATTGTGCGTCAGTAATCGCTGTTTTCGCGATATCAATGTCTACATCATACGGTAGTTCAAACAGTGCTTCTCCGCGACGAAAGTCTACTTCAATCCCTTTTGCACCTGCATTTTCAAGAGCAACCGCAATATGTTCTTCACAACCAGTGCAGGTCATTCCTTCAACGTTTAGCCGATATTTTTTCAATAAATTCGTCTTTTGTTCCGATTGAAATTCTTCTGCTTCGCCCGGGTGATAATTTGCGTCAGCAATCGCCTTTATTGCACTTTCAACCTCAATATCATCGGACAGTTCAAATACTGCTTCACCACGACGATAACTAGACTCAATATTTTTAGCACCTATCTTTTCAAGTGCTGATTCTACGTGTTTTTCACAACCCGTACAAGTCATTCCTGAAATGTTTACCTTAAATTTATTCATAAAAAAGCTCCTTTCGTTAATTAATCTCTCATGTTAATGTGTCTATTATTGGACACGAATGTAATTGCTTTTCATCTGGACATCGTTGTTTTAAGTCGTCTAACATAGTTTCAATTCGTTTTAAATCCTCTATTTGTTTTTGCACTTCCTTTTGTTTTTTAGAAACAAATTCGAACATATCTTGACAACGAACTTCATCTTTATCTACAACACCAAGTAATTTATAAATCTCGCTTAAAGAGAAACCAAGTTCCTGTATTCGTTTAATAAGCCCAACACGCTTAACGTCATCATATGAATATATCTGATAACCAGCTTCCGTTCGGTGAGGTTCTTGTAATAAATTTTTTCGCTCGTAATATCTGATCGTTTCTTTATTAACTCCACATTTATCTGCAAACTCACTAATGCGATAAATCATCTTATTTCACCCCCTGAATATTATAAACCATGTACCATAGTACACGGTCAAGTAAATTGGACTATTTTATTTTTTTTCCCAAAGTATCACTCGTATGTGATTGATACTTTTATATAATACTATTGATTATCCTAACATCCCACCAGAAAATCCAATTTAAACACCAGTTGTTTTTAAACTATTAAGAAAGTAATTCCACTATATATTCCGAAGACCCATTTTTCCAATTTGCTTTTCTGTTAGATAGATTGTTATTTTCCCACCAAAGCTTTGAAAACATCGTCGTATCTATCAAAGATTTTATCTACATTTAAGTCAAAGGCATCATCAGATACATAAGAAACCTGCTGACCCAATTCTTCCGATTTTACACCACTTGGAATAGTGATTGAATTTCCTTTTTTTCTTATTTTCACGACCATCTTATTTTTTCCTTTTCTGTATTAAAATAAATAATTGCGGTAATTACAATGGCAGGATAATTCGCTCTCGTAACAATCTCTATCAGAGCAAATAAATATTATGGTTCTGAAACGTTATGAATGCCACTATTTTAACAGGTTTTGGAACAAGGCTAAATTATAGCATACAAATTAATAATCTTAGTCATAGTTTCCATATAATTTACCAAAATTTCAAATAAAAAGAGAACAAATTTGCTCTCCTTTACTTTATACATTTTTCAACTATTAGGATTGATTAATTTTTACGCTGCTCAGTTGATACATTATGATTTAATTGATGTAAGTCTTACTTAATACTATGCTTATTCATCTTTTGTTCAAAGATATTCGTGATAATCTGACGTAATTCTTCGCGTTCTTTTTCTGGTATTTCACCACTTGTTTGAGCTGCAGCGTAGAGCTCAGGGTGTTCAATTGAAATGCGTTTAATCGTACGTGTCGTAGCATGCTTTCTGACAAAAAACGGGATTCGCTTAATCAAGTCTTGTGGTACTAGTGCAAGAATCTTCTCAGCAGTTTCCTTGTCACTAATCTTAGACGTAGTCAGTCCCTTCTTAATCATTTCCTGTTCTTTTTCTGTAAAATCTTTTAATTCCATTCGATTTGTCCTCCTGTTTTCTCTACCTTAAATTATATACCAAACTAGATAAAACTACAAATGGACTGTCTGGAAATAGGAGCAATATTGCAAAGAAGACTCTGATTTTTAATGATGAATCTTCCTCCTCAGTCACTTCCCATACTTCTGATTGATAGCCTTCCCCATCAATATCGTGTCTTTAGATATAACCAATAAATGTTTCTTTTTTTCGTAGTTTCTGGCTATTAACGATTGAAATAACCCACCAACTCATCAAAAATATAAATAAAAGTCCTAAGATTACTGTTAAAGTATACAAAAAGCCTTAAAAAAGGCTTTGTCTATATACTAATCCTCTTTCGGTTTTGAAAATACTTCTACTCGT
This window of the Streptococcus sp. 116-D4 genome carries:
- the merR gene encoding Hg(II)-responsive transcriptional regulator, encoding MIYRISEFADKCGVNKETIRYYERKNLLQEPHRTEAGYQIYSYDDVKRVGLIKRIQELGFSLSEIYKLLGVVDKDEVRCQDMFEFVSKKQKEVQKQIEDLKRIETMLDDLKQRCPDEKQLHSCPIIDTLT
- a CDS encoding TIGR03943 family putative permease subunit translates to MIRFLILAGYFELTIYLHLSGKLNQYINLHYSYLAYISMILSFILAIVQLYIWMKQVKTHSHLNSRLAKVTSTALLAIPIVVGLTFPTVSLDSQTVSAKGYHFPLSEGTNLAIQTSEGTTSQYLKPDTSSYFSKSAYEKEMRTAADKYLSQDNIQITNENYIEVMEAIYDYPDEFEGKTVQFTGFVYNDPSHANSQFLFRFGILHCIADSGVYGLLTKGNTRQYENNTWITAKGKLVNHYHKELKQNLPTLEIDSFTKVDKPENSYVYRAF
- a CDS encoding permease → MTTFQQLPSSVLQTGAIFLSIIIEALPFVLIGSIFSGLIEVYITPDKVYHFLPRNRWGRIFFGTFVGILFPSCECGIVPIINRFLEKKVPSYTAVPFLVTAPVINPIVLFATYSAFGNSFHIALLRALGSILVAVILGIFLGFFWQEPIQKENRLVCHEHNFSHLSPAKKVFQVFVQAIDEFFDTGRYLVFGCLFASIIQVYVPTRILTSISATPLFAILLLMLLAFLLSLCSEADAFIGASLLSSFGLAPVLAFLVIGPMLDIKNILMMKNYLKARFISHFITIVTLVVLVYSLLIGVIL
- a CDS encoding type II toxin-antitoxin system death-on-curing family toxin, which gives rise to MRIPRKINALAIQRYSPNEKIQTVSPSALNMIVNLPEQFVFGKPLYPTIFDKATILFVQLIKKHVFADANKRTAFFVLVKFLQLNCYHFSVTVEEAINICVTIAVESLTDESLSTYAKWVSEHSFRINGKN
- a CDS encoding Tex family protein, giving the protein MDKKYEKISQDLGVTLKQIDIVLSLTAEGATIPFIARYRKDMTGSLDEVAIKAIIDLDKSLTNLNDRKEAVLAKIQEQGKLTKELEEAILAAEKLADVEELYLPYKEKRRTKATIAREAGLFPLARLILQNVSDLEKEAEKFVCEGFASGKEALAGAVDILVEALSEDVTLRAMTYQEVLRHSKITSQVKDENLDEKQVFQIYYDFSETVGNMQGYRTLALNRGEKLGVLKVGFEHETDRILAFFAARFKVKNAYIDEVVQQSVKKKVLSAIERRIRTELTEKAEEGAIQLFSDNLRNLLLVAPLKGRVVLGFDPAFRTGAKLAVVDATGKMLTTQVIYPVKPASARQIEEAKKDLADLIGQYSVEIIAIGNGTASRESEAFVAEVLKDFPEVSYVIVNESGASVYSASKLARQEFPDLTVEKRSAISIARRLQDPLAELVKIDPKSIGVGQYQHDVSQKKLSESLDFVVDTVVNQVGVNVNTASPALLSHVAGLNKTISENIVKYREEEGKITSRAQIKKVPRLGAKAFEQAAGFLRIPESSNILDNTGVHPENYAAVKELFKRLDIKDLNEEAQSKLKSLSVKEMAQELDLGPETLKDTIADLLKPGRDFRDSFDAPVLRQDVLDIKDLVVGQKLEGVVRNVVDFGAFVDIGIHEDGLIHISHMSRKFIKHPSQVVSVGDLVTVWVKKIDTEREKVNLSLLAPNETD
- the merA gene encoding mercury(II) reductase produces the protein MNKFKVNISGMTCTGCEKHVESALEKIGAKNIESSYRRGEAVFELSDDIEVESAIKAIADANYHPGEAEEFQSEQKTNLLKKYRLNVEGMTCTGCEEHIAVALENAGAKGIEVDFRRGEALFELPYDVDIDIAKTAITDAQYQPGEAEEIQVQSEKRTDVSLNDEGNYDYDYIIIGSGGAAFSSAIEAVTLNAKVAMIERGTVGGTCVNVGCVPSKTLLRAGEINHLAKNNPFVGLHTSASNVDLAPLVKQKNDLVTEMRNEKYVNLIDDYGFELIKSEAKFVNENTVEVNGNQITAKRFLIATGASSTAPNIPGLDEVDYLTSTSLLELKKVPNRLTVIGSGYIGMELGQLFHNLGSEVTLIQRSERLLKEYDPEISEAITKALTEQGINLVTGATYERVEQDGDIKKVHVEINGKKRIIEAEQLLIATGRKPNTESLNLHAAGVEVGSRGEIVIDDYLKTTNSRIYSAGDVTLGPQFVYVAAYEGGLAARNAIGGLNQKVNLEVVPGVTFTSPSIATVGLTEQQAKEKGYEVKTSVLPLDAVPRALVNRETTGVFKLVADAKTLKVLGAHVVAENAGDVIYAATLAVKFGLTVGDLRETMAPYLTMAEGLKLAVLTFDKDVSKLSCCAG
- a CDS encoding SPJ_0845 family protein, translated to MAVKFTKTDDLDKMFEEFAKLPDLKQVTFPDDKEKNAKAEKKN